Proteins encoded together in one Hevea brasiliensis isolate MT/VB/25A 57/8 chromosome 16, ASM3005281v1, whole genome shotgun sequence window:
- the LOC110666347 gene encoding transcription factor DIVARICATA-like codes for MKWEMEVLSPASYHSSTNWLIEDSKSTIWTPAENKIFENALAVYDKDTPDRWHRVAAMLPGKTVGDVIKHYRELEVDISNIEAGLIPIPGYRTSPFTLDWSSSNSYDGFKQSYVLGGKRSSSGRPADQERKKGVPWTEEEHKLFLMGLKKYGKGDWRNISRNFVVTRTPTQVASHAQKYFIRQLSGGKDKRRASIHDITTVNINDIRTPPDSKRPPSPDQSTTVLSQQSNAVAMPRTHFQWNQPNIGATMAFSATHGNMFMSSSYGINSYGLKMQAHNLHRGAVHESYIGPQSIAFQMQSAQHHPHG; via the exons ATGAAGTGGGAAATGGAAGTTCTTTCACCTGCATCGTATCATTCAAGCACAAATTGGCTAATAGAAGATAGCAAGAGCACCATATGGACTCCAGCGGAGAACAAGATTTTCGAGAATGCTCTTGCAGTCTACGATAAGGACACTCCTGATAGATGGCATAGGGTTGCTGCTATGCTCCCTGGGAAAACCGTAGGAGATGTCATAAAGCACTACAGGGAATTAGAAGTTGATATTAGCAATATAGAGGCAGGGCTGATTCCAATTCCTGGATACAGAACCTCTCCCTTCACATTGGATTGGTCTAGCAGTAATAGCTATGATGGGTTCAAACAATCTTATGTTCTTGGTGGGAAGAGATCTTCTTCAGGTCGGCCTGCTGATCAGGAGAGAAAGAAAGGAGTTCCATGGACAGAGGAAGAGCATAA GCTGTTCCTGATGGGCTTGAAGAAGTATGGCAAAGGAGACTGGAGAAATATATCGCGGAATTTTGTTGTAACAAGAACACCAACACAGGTGGCTAGTCATGCACAGAAGTACTTTATCAGGCAGCTTTCAGGAGGGAAAGATAAGAGAAGAGCTAGCATCCATGACATAACAACTGTCAACATTAATGACATTAGAACTCCGCCTGACAGTAAAAGACCACCTTCACCTGATCAATCCACTACCGTGCTTTCTCAGCAGTCCAATGCTGTAGCCATGCCTAGAACACATTTTCAATGGAATCAACCCAATATTGGAGCGACCATGGCTTTCAGTGCAACACATGGGAATATGTTTATGTCTTCTTCTTATGGAATTAACTCATATGGGCTCAAAATGCAGGCTCACAATCTGCATAGAGGTGCTGTTCATGAATCTTACATTGGACCTCAAAGTATAGCTTTTCAGATGCAATCTGCACAGCACCACCCTCATGGATGA